A portion of the Patescibacteria group bacterium genome contains these proteins:
- a CDS encoding KH domain-containing protein: MAQSDQEFLEYIVGTIVDKPESVEITRTVDERGVLLELTVDPDDMGKIIGKAGATAKAIRTLLRVLGAKQDARYNLKISEPDGQEAGSQSDTIEPQGNQQPNSELSSTEDIKAKAREGLEELDIEL; encoded by the coding sequence ATGGCTCAATCAGATCAGGAATTTCTAGAGTATATAGTAGGTACAATCGTAGACAAGCCAGAATCAGTAGAAATAACAAGAACAGTTGATGAGCGGGGGGTACTTTTGGAGCTCACTGTAGACCCAGATGATATGGGCAAGATAATAGGTAAAGCAGGTGCTACGGCTAAGGCCATTAGGACTCTCCTAAGAGTGCTGGGTGCCAAGCAGGATGCTCGATATAACCTTAAGATTTCGGAGCCAGATGGCCAGGAGGCCGGCTCCCAGAGTGATACCATTGAGCCGCAAGGCAATCAACAGCCTAATTCGGAACTCAGCAGTACCGAGGATATCAAAGCTAAAGCCAGGGAGGGCTTAGAGGAACTTGATATAGAGCTTTAG
- the rpsP gene encoding 30S ribosomal protein S16, protein MVVIRLARGGRVKQAIYRIVAADKRRAATGKFLDILGTYNPHTKETKINKELTQKYLINGAQPSDRVLRILQTQDVITPDWAKTHDRFKKSKQEAEDPKSAAAPTDGVEIPAQAEPEAADANIAEDKSEAKIQSVDAPETAATEAKVATDQKEATEKVAQAAEKAQDIQQAKPE, encoded by the coding sequence ATGGTAGTTATTCGATTAGCTCGTGGCGGGCGAGTAAAACAGGCAATATATCGTATAGTAGCAGCCGACAAGCGTCGGGCCGCGACTGGCAAGTTTTTGGATATATTGGGCACCTATAACCCCCACACTAAAGAAACCAAAATTAATAAAGAGTTAACCCAGAAGTATCTAATTAATGGTGCTCAGCCATCCGATAGAGTCTTGCGTATACTCCAAACCCAAGATGTAATCACACCTGATTGGGCTAAAACACATGACCGGTTCAAAAAATCAAAGCAAGAGGCTGAAGATCCTAAGTCAGCCGCAGCCCCAACCGATGGTGTTGAGATACCAGCACAGGCAGAGCCCGAAGCAGCTGATGCAAATATAGCTGAAGACAAATCAGAAGCCAAAATTCAATCGGTAGATGCACCTGAAACAGCTGCAACAGAAGCAAAGGTGGCCACAGACCAAAAAGAGGCCACTGAAAAGGTCGCCCAAGCCGCAGAGAAAGCCCAAGATATCCAGCAAGCCAAGCCTGAGTAG
- a CDS encoding AAA family ATPase: protein MKSGVVSLVSIELAGFKSFAKRTKINFGDGLVAIVGPNGSGKSNIADAIRWVFGEQKNKSLRTDKSEDLIYHGGDSKSRASMAEVIITLDNKSGSIPLDFTEIEITRRLYRSGESNYLLNSKRVSLSYIQELLASSGFGVGSYTVIGQGMIDRLILSSGQERKQLFDEASGIKQYEIKLGQARKRIETTKQNLTQVQDLLSELRPQQEILSSQAAMFDRRKKLLAETLSSKLAYISQTSLSIGKLVTSTNTKLASRKAMLKVLFSEIAKLDKQHSQNQIVKSRQAALKITEKLTSLESERDASDDIISELKLEIQEVNSQINTQNPLIDQIKTEIDNLVASSESHLKTHSILKLKARKNEKQISALDGKIKYQTKVLDETRLQLSKSQKTEYLRHSLGLIDILQDSMQRGKSYTDLAMVFYKLRRMIKHSIQDDPAELAMKVGRVQNSISGLLGDREVISESQIKEIIILRASEMDFANTTSRIKDLTLQLRGLEKDNKPQGLEKKHTKILLELARLEAKRDTLIAQLGALRKELIELASNDNEESNNTYYLRHEEMSNNRVRLEAEIDVVKAELVSANESKESIKALYRQWFRSGSKGIKASEDKIDMSTIEKLEAEAGVLNEISPGVLREASKATQRLEFLESQQEDLLGAIGDLDKASTQITAKMQKVFEKSFEKINISFGKNFVKLFGGGQARLELKEQEFGYGVEIIVQLPNKKAQNLSSLSGGEKALASVALLAGILIANPSPFIVLDEVDAALDELNTKKFAELLASISNKSQVLVVTHNHDTMSAASELLGVTTKGDNDSQVVRVKLDSLPVGSIIN from the coding sequence ATGAAGTCAGGAGTAGTTTCTTTAGTTAGTATCGAGCTCGCTGGGTTTAAGTCTTTTGCAAAACGCACTAAGATTAACTTCGGGGACGGGTTGGTGGCAATAGTTGGCCCCAACGGATCAGGAAAGAGCAATATCGCCGACGCGATAAGGTGGGTTTTTGGCGAACAAAAGAACAAGTCGCTTAGGACCGATAAGTCGGAAGACTTGATCTATCATGGAGGAGATAGTAAATCTCGTGCGAGTATGGCAGAGGTTATAATAACCCTCGATAATAAATCTGGCAGTATCCCGCTGGACTTTACCGAAATAGAGATAACTCGTAGGCTCTATCGAAGTGGTGAAAGTAACTACCTTCTTAATTCCAAACGGGTTAGCCTCAGCTACATACAAGAACTATTAGCCTCAAGTGGCTTCGGGGTGGGGAGCTACACGGTAATAGGCCAAGGCATGATAGATCGGTTAATACTATCAAGCGGCCAGGAAAGGAAGCAATTATTCGATGAGGCGAGCGGAATTAAGCAGTATGAGATTAAGCTCGGACAGGCACGCAAGCGAATCGAGACCACAAAGCAGAATCTTACCCAGGTGCAGGATCTGCTCTCAGAGCTGAGGCCTCAGCAGGAAATACTGAGCAGCCAAGCCGCCATGTTTGACAGGCGTAAAAAACTTCTCGCCGAAACGCTATCTAGTAAGTTGGCCTATATCAGCCAAACTAGTCTCAGTATTGGTAAATTAGTAACTTCGACCAACACTAAGCTAGCAAGCCGTAAGGCCATGCTTAAAGTTTTATTCTCAGAGATAGCAAAGCTAGATAAGCAACATAGCCAGAACCAGATTGTAAAATCTCGGCAGGCTGCGCTAAAGATTACAGAAAAACTCACATCTTTGGAGTCTGAAAGAGATGCTTCAGATGATATTATTTCTGAGCTTAAATTAGAAATTCAAGAGGTGAACAGCCAAATAAACACACAAAACCCGCTTATAGATCAGATAAAGACAGAAATAGATAATCTTGTGGCCAGCTCCGAAAGCCACCTCAAGACACATAGCATTTTAAAACTTAAAGCACGTAAGAATGAGAAACAGATCAGTGCCTTAGATGGCAAGATTAAGTATCAAACCAAGGTGCTAGACGAAACAAGACTACAACTCTCTAAATCTCAAAAAACAGAGTATCTGAGGCATAGTCTAGGCCTAATTGACATACTACAAGACAGCATGCAGAGGGGAAAGTCCTACACTGATTTGGCGATGGTATTCTACAAGCTACGCAGAATGATAAAGCATTCCATACAAGATGACCCCGCTGAATTAGCAATGAAGGTCGGGCGCGTCCAGAACTCGATTTCGGGCCTCTTGGGTGATCGCGAGGTTATTAGTGAGTCCCAGATTAAAGAAATTATTATACTTAGGGCAAGCGAGATGGACTTTGCCAACACTACATCTAGAATTAAAGACCTGACTTTACAGCTCAGGGGATTGGAGAAGGACAATAAACCCCAAGGCCTAGAAAAAAAGCACACTAAGATATTATTAGAATTGGCTAGGCTAGAGGCGAAGAGAGATACTCTTATTGCTCAGCTAGGCGCTCTTCGTAAAGAATTGATTGAATTGGCCAGCAACGATAATGAAGAGTCGAACAACACCTACTACCTCAGGCATGAAGAGATGTCTAATAACCGTGTACGCTTAGAAGCCGAGATAGATGTCGTCAAGGCAGAGTTAGTTTCAGCAAATGAGTCCAAGGAGTCCATAAAAGCACTTTATAGACAATGGTTTAGGTCTGGCTCTAAGGGCATCAAGGCCTCGGAGGATAAAATTGACATGTCGACTATTGAGAAGCTAGAGGCAGAGGCTGGGGTTCTAAATGAAATAAGTCCGGGTGTCTTGAGGGAGGCTAGCAAAGCGACCCAGAGACTGGAGTTTCTGGAGTCTCAGCAAGAAGACCTTCTAGGGGCTATAGGTGACCTCGATAAGGCATCTACTCAGATTACTGCTAAGATGCAAAAAGTATTCGAGAAGAGCTTCGAAAAAATTAACATTAGTTTTGGCAAGAACTTTGTGAAGCTTTTTGGTGGCGGCCAAGCACGGCTAGAGCTTAAAGAGCAAGAGTTTGGCTATGGTGTCGAGATAATCGTCCAGCTCCCTAATAAAAAAGCCCAGAATCTATCATCTTTGTCCGGAGGAGAGAAGGCGCTGGCATCTGTTGCTCTGTTGGCCGGGATACTTATAGCTAATCCATCCCCATTTATTGTGCTCGACGAAGTAGATGCAGCCCTAGACGAGTTAAATACCAAGAAATTTGCAGAACTTCTGGCCAGTATTTCGAATAAATCTCAAGTCCTGGTAGTTACTCATAATCACGACACGATGTCGGCAGCCAGCGAGCTTCTTGGGGTAACTACAAAGGGCGATAATGATTCCCAGGTAGTAAGAGTCAAGCTGGATTCACTGCCAGTCGGATCAATTATTAACTAG
- a CDS encoding endonuclease domain-containing protein yields MKKYQAFIFEDYIFDSTTNKAVFSYSLDGELFFTETIAWQVEATDYSPQSLDSALFSLWIMAGISYYKAYLPKKIVISKGSLSKQQKLFFDKIYINGLAQFFYTNSLDWKGQIDFPLSEAAKNTPIKSNGVGALVALGGGKDSIVAAELLKEVGIDFSCWVVNHGARFGAIADVLGADLVGVSRTIDPNLVRLNELDAYNGHVPITAIVGFIGVVLAILSGKKSLIWAIESSTDEPNLIWRGLPINHQYSKTSMFEKDMAEYIKSNIAQDIEYYSVLRPFSELRIAKIFCENYLDKYKAIFSSCNANFTVGNASKLGWCGKCPKCAFVFTVFSPFTSKIQLMELFGGKNLFADPELKGTFEQLLGIDGHKPLECVGEIAETRTAIAMSKKLGSYPELSSLKFDEPNYDYMSWRDSFMPKKLQEAIRQYLEPS; encoded by the coding sequence ATGAAAAAGTATCAGGCATTTATATTTGAAGATTACATTTTTGATTCAACTACTAACAAGGCAGTCTTCAGTTACAGTTTAGATGGGGAACTGTTCTTCACTGAAACAATTGCATGGCAAGTCGAGGCAACGGATTATAGCCCCCAGAGTCTCGATAGCGCACTCTTCTCGCTCTGGATTATGGCGGGCATTAGTTACTATAAGGCCTATCTGCCAAAGAAAATAGTTATTAGTAAGGGGAGTCTTAGCAAACAGCAAAAGCTCTTTTTCGATAAAATATACATTAATGGCTTAGCCCAGTTCTTCTACACGAACTCACTCGACTGGAAGGGGCAAATTGATTTCCCGCTTTCTGAAGCTGCCAAAAATACCCCGATCAAGTCAAATGGCGTAGGTGCTTTAGTGGCACTTGGCGGAGGTAAAGATTCGATAGTGGCCGCTGAACTACTAAAAGAAGTAGGGATAGATTTTAGTTGTTGGGTGGTAAACCACGGCGCCAGATTCGGCGCGATCGCCGATGTGCTAGGAGCTGACTTAGTAGGCGTATCACGAACTATCGACCCCAACCTAGTTCGTTTAAATGAGTTAGATGCCTATAATGGCCATGTCCCAATCACTGCAATAGTCGGCTTTATCGGTGTGGTTCTAGCCATTCTATCCGGCAAAAAAAGCCTCATCTGGGCCATTGAATCTTCTACCGACGAGCCAAATTTGATATGGCGTGGGCTCCCCATCAACCACCAGTACTCTAAAACATCGATGTTTGAAAAGGATATGGCCGAGTATATTAAATCCAATATTGCTCAAGACATTGAGTATTATTCTGTGCTTAGGCCATTTAGCGAATTGAGAATAGCTAAAATATTTTGCGAGAACTATCTTGATAAGTATAAAGCTATTTTTTCAAGCTGTAATGCCAACTTCACCGTCGGGAATGCTAGCAAGCTTGGTTGGTGCGGAAAGTGCCCCAAGTGTGCATTTGTCTTTACAGTATTCTCACCATTTACTAGTAAGATCCAGCTCATGGAGCTCTTTGGAGGTAAAAATCTTTTTGCAGACCCCGAGCTAAAAGGCACTTTCGAGCAGCTCCTGGGCATCGACGGTCATAAGCCTCTAGAGTGTGTGGGAGAAATTGCCGAAACGCGTACCGCTATAGCAATGTCCAAAAAATTAGGTAGCTATCCAGAGCTATCTAGCCTAAAGTTCGATGAACCCAATTATGATTATATGTCCTGGCGAGATAGTTTTATGCCTAAAAAACTCCAGGAAGCAATTAGGCAATACCTGGAGCCATCTTAA
- the murD gene encoding UDP-N-acetylmuramoyl-L-alanine--D-glutamate ligase produces the protein MKIAILGYGKEGQSAFRHWSKSSNEITIHDNDLNKNIPKGVASVLGPDALMGLDNYGYQLLVRSPGLRIQTSSIKTPITTPTNEFLQSCKAPIIGVTGSKGKGTTATLVYKILRQAGITAHLLGNIGTPALDELQNIKSSDVVIYEMSSFQLYDVDSSPQVAVCLMVTQDHLDWHDDLAEYQNSKGNIFKFQKPDNVAIYYADNKVSQQLAQLSAAETKYSYGSTADVCVKDGAIVAFGQKIVNVSDIALPGVHNLQNMCAAIAACWVYTQDIKAIRQVLSTFTGLPYHIELVAERNGIKYYNDSFSANPTSTIAAIKCFTQPQVLFLGGYDKKTQFDDLAEEVSKQDFRAIITYGQTGKNIAKDLSKKNVKNVNYMSGNNFEQIIAAGLLKAQRGDVVVFSPGCSSFDMFSDYIQRGLAFNKIVEGTG, from the coding sequence ATGAAGATAGCAATACTAGGATACGGCAAAGAAGGCCAGTCGGCATTTAGGCATTGGAGCAAGTCCAGCAACGAAATAACTATCCATGACAACGATCTTAATAAGAATATACCCAAGGGAGTAGCATCTGTGCTTGGGCCCGATGCTCTTATGGGGCTGGACAATTATGGTTACCAATTGCTAGTTCGGAGCCCAGGCCTAAGGATCCAGACCAGCTCTATTAAGACTCCTATAACTACCCCCACTAACGAGTTCTTGCAAAGCTGCAAGGCTCCCATCATCGGCGTGACTGGCTCTAAGGGCAAGGGCACCACGGCCACCTTAGTATATAAGATTCTAAGACAAGCTGGCATAACTGCCCATTTACTAGGTAACATCGGAACTCCCGCACTAGATGAACTCCAGAATATCAAATCTAGCGATGTAGTCATTTACGAGATGTCTAGTTTTCAGCTTTATGATGTCGATTCAAGCCCGCAAGTGGCTGTCTGTCTTATGGTGACCCAAGACCACCTAGATTGGCATGATGACCTAGCCGAGTACCAGAACTCCAAGGGTAATATTTTTAAGTTTCAAAAGCCTGATAATGTAGCGATTTATTATGCAGATAATAAGGTCTCTCAGCAGCTAGCTCAATTATCAGCAGCAGAAACAAAATATTCTTATGGCTCAACAGCCGATGTCTGTGTTAAGGATGGCGCTATCGTGGCCTTTGGTCAAAAAATAGTTAATGTGTCGGATATTGCCTTGCCTGGAGTCCATAATCTGCAGAACATGTGCGCCGCAATTGCAGCATGCTGGGTTTATACCCAAGATATCAAAGCTATCCGCCAGGTCCTCTCCACATTTACTGGGCTACCTTACCATATAGAGCTTGTTGCAGAGAGGAATGGAATAAAGTATTATAACGATTCATTCTCCGCCAACCCTACCTCCACTATAGCTGCCATCAAATGCTTCACGCAGCCACAAGTCCTGTTCCTAGGCGGTTATGATAAAAAAACGCAATTTGACGATCTGGCCGAAGAGGTTAGTAAACAAGATTTTAGGGCAATTATTACATATGGTCAGACAGGTAAAAATATTGCCAAGGATCTATCAAAAAAGAATGTTAAAAATGTCAATTATATGTCCGGCAATAACTTTGAGCAGATTATAGCTGCTGGCCTACTCAAAGCCCAGCGAGGTGATGTCGTGGTATTTAGCCCAGGCTGTTCTAGCTTTGATATGTTCAGCGATTATATTCAGAGAGGACTGGCATTTAATAAAATAGTAGAAGGGACTGGCTAG
- a CDS encoding alpha/beta fold hydrolase, giving the protein MKPEVIIISGTFAPPFGIKHYPYAKLIELFEKIGLSVHLESIPLLGIGRIDSSLSQLTERYFYHGKETEYILVGHSQGGLLALALANHFPDRVISVEVFGSPFYGTRLAPTWFPFPSIKAMNHRSRWLSELRKNKNLDPSKVHSYFSALDALVVPWFASMVDGGNNYLVVPTHLENFALFTAKMAIGDKISRINIIYATVGHVSLVNSPAVIHSVSVRHKQTVR; this is encoded by the coding sequence ATTTCGGGGACATTTGCCCCGCCATTTGGAATCAAACACTACCCCTATGCAAAGCTTATAGAGCTATTTGAAAAGATTGGTCTCAGCGTACATCTTGAAAGCATACCTCTATTGGGCATCGGCAGAATTGATAGTTCTCTAAGCCAGCTCACGGAGCGTTACTTTTATCATGGAAAAGAGACAGAATATATATTAGTTGGGCACTCTCAGGGAGGGCTGCTGGCGCTAGCATTGGCTAATCACTTCCCTGACCGAGTTATTTCGGTCGAGGTGTTTGGATCGCCATTTTATGGCACCAGGCTTGCCCCAACATGGTTCCCGTTCCCATCTATAAAAGCGATGAATCATCGAAGTCGCTGGTTAAGCGAGCTTAGGAAAAATAAAAATTTAGACCCTAGCAAGGTGCATTCATATTTTTCGGCTCTCGATGCTCTAGTCGTGCCCTGGTTTGCCTCCATGGTAGACGGTGGCAATAATTATTTAGTAGTACCTACGCATTTAGAAAATTTTGCTCTTTTCACCGCTAAAATGGCAATAGGAGACAAGATTAGCAGAATAAATATCATCTATGCCACGGTGGGACATGTTTCTTTGGTCAATAGTCCCGCGGTAATCCATAGCGTATCAGTCCGCCACAAGCAGACCGTAAGGTAA